From one Lemur catta isolate mLemCat1 chromosome 5, mLemCat1.pri, whole genome shotgun sequence genomic stretch:
- the LOC123638764 gene encoding tubulin beta-1 chain-like, which yields MIVSFQFWEVISDEHGIDPTGSYHGDSDLQLERINVYYNEAAGNKYVPRAILVDLEPGTMDSVRSGPFGQIFRPDNFVFGQSGAGNNWAKGHYTEGAELVDSVLDVVRKESESCDCLQGFQLTHSLGGGTGSGMGTLLISKIREEYPDRIMNTFSVMPSPKVSDTVVEPYNATLSVHQLVENTDETYCIDNEALYDICFRTLKLTTPTYGDLNHLVSATMSGVTTCLRFPGQLNADLRKLAVNMVPFPRLHFFMPGFAPLTSRGSQQYCALTVPELTQQTTCPCLASKY from the exons ATGattgtttcatttcagttttggGAGGTCATCAGCGATGAGCATGGGATCGACCCCACAGGCAGTTACCATGGAGACAGTGACTTGCAGCTGGAGAGAATCAACGTGTACTACAATGAGGCTGCTG GTAACAAATACGTTCCCCGGGCCATCCTGGTGGACCTGGAGCCGGGCACGATGGACTCGGTCAGGTCCGGACCATTCGGCCAGATCTTCAGGCCGGACAACTTCGTGTTCG GCCAGAGTGGAGCCGGCAATAACTGGGCAAAGGGCCACTACACAGAGGGAGCCGAGCTGGTAGACTCGGTCCTGGACGTGGTGAGGAAGGAGTCGGAGAGCTGTGACTGTCTCCAGGGCTTCCAGCTGACCCACTCGCTGGGGGGCGGCACGGGGTCCGGGATGGGCACCCTGCTCATCAGCAAGATCCGCGAGGAGTACCCAGACCGCATCATGAACACCTTCAGCGTCATGCCCTCGCCCAAGGTGTCGGACACGGTGGTCGAGCCCTACAACGCCACCCTGTCCGTGCACCAGCTGGTGGAAAACACGGATGAAACCTACTGCATTGACAACGAGGCCCTGTATGACATCTGCTTCCGCACCCTGAAGCTGACCACCCCCACGTACGGCGACCTCAACCACCTGGTGTCGGCCACCATGAGCGGGGTCACCACCTGCCTGCGCTTCCCGGGCCAGCTGAACGCAGACCTGCGCAAGCTGGCCGTGAACATGGTGCCCTTCCCGCGCCTGCACTTCTTCATGCCGGGCTTCGCGCCGCTGACCAGCCGCGGCAGCCAGCAGTACTGCGCGCTCACGGTGCCTGAGCTCACGCAGCAGACGACATGTCCCTGCCTAGCATCCAAATACTAA
- the LOC123638179 gene encoding tubulin beta-2B chain produces the protein MREIVHIQAGQCGNQIGAKFWEVISDEHGIDPTGSYHGDSDLQLERINVYYNEATGNKYVPRAILVDLEPGTMDSVRSGPFGQIFRPDNFVFGQSGAGNNWAKGHYTEGAELVDSVLDVVRKESESCDCLQGFQLTHSLGGGTGSGMGTLLISKIREEYPDRIMNTFSVMPSPKVSDTVVEPYNATLSVHQLVENTDETYCIDNEALYDICFRTLKLTTPTYGDLNHLVSATMSGVTTCLRFPGQLNADLRKLAVNMVPFPRLHFFMPGFAPLTSRGSQQYRALTVPELTQQMFDSKNMMAACDPRHGRYLTVAAIFRGRMSMKEVDEQMLNVQNKNSSYFVEWIPNNVKTAVCDIPPRGLKMSATFIGNSTAIQELFKRISEQFTAMFRRKAFLHWYTGEGMDEMEFTEAESNMNDLVSEYQQYQDATADEQGEFEEEEGEDEA, from the exons ttttggGAGGTCATCAGTGATGAGCATGGTATCGACCCCACTGGCAGTTACCATGGAGATAGTGATTTGCAGCTGGAGAGAATCAATGTATACTACAATGAAGCCACTG GTAACAAATATGTACCTCGGGCCATCCTGGTGGATCTGGAGCCGGGCACGATGGACTCGGTCAGGTCTGGACCATTCGGCCAGATCTTCAGGCCGGACAATTTTGTGTTTG GCCAGAGTGGAGCCGGCAATAACTGGGCAAAGGGCCACTACACAGAGGGAGCCGAGCTGGTAGACTCGGTCCTGGACGTGGTGAGGAAGGAGTCGGAGAGCTGTGACTGTCTCCAGGGCTTCCAGCTGACCCACTCGCTGGGGGGCGGCACGGGGTCCGGGATGGGCACCCTGCTCATCAGCAAGATCCGCGAGGAGTACCCAGACCGCATCATGAACACCTTCAGCGTCATGCCCTCGCCCAAGGTGTCGGACACGGTGGTCGAGCCCTACAACGCCACCCTGTCCGTGCACCAGCTGGTGGAAAACACGGATGAAACCTACTGCATTGACAACGAGGCCCTGTATGACATCTGCTTCCGCACCCTGAAGCTGACCACCCCCACGTACGGCGACCTCAACCACCTGGTGTCGGCCACCATGAGCGGGGTCACCACCTGCCTGCGCTTCCCGGGCCAGCTGAACGCAGACCTGCGCAAGCTGGCCGTGAACATGGTGCCCTTCCCGCGCCTGCACTTCTTCATGCCGGGCTTCGCGCCGCTGACCAGCCGCGGCAGCCAGCAGTACCGCGCGCTCACGGTGCCCGAGCTCACGCAGCAGATGTTCGACTCCAAGAACATGATGGCCGCCTGCGACCCGCGCCACGGCCGCTACCTGACGGTGGCTGCCATCTTCCGCGGCCGCATGTCCATGAAGGAGGTGGACGAGCAGATGCTCAACGTGCAGAACAAGAACAGCAGCTACTTCGTGGAGTGGATCCCCAACAACGTGAAGACGGCCGTGTGCGACATCCCGCCCCGCGGCCTGAAGATGTCGGCCACCTTCATCGGCAACAGCACGGCCATCCAGGAGCTGTTCAAGCGCATCTCGGAGCAGTTCACGGCCATGTTCCGGCGCAAGGCCTTCCTGCACTGGTACACGGGCGAGGGCATGGACGAGATGGAGTTCACCGAGGCCGAGAGCAACATGAACGACCTGGTGTCTGAGTACCAGCAGTACCAGGACGCCACGGCCGACGAACAGGGGGAGttcgaggaggaggagggcgagGACGAGGCGTAA